A region of Malaciobacter marinus DNA encodes the following proteins:
- the yihA gene encoding ribosome biogenesis GTP-binding protein YihA/YsxC, with amino-acid sequence MKIVEATFLTSAQSINDSPTPNMAEVAFLGRSNVGKSSLLNTLTNRKGLAKSSSTPGKTQLINYFDIKFKTQSEELPYLFARFVDLPGFGYAKVSKGLKKDWNKNLTGYLEERPCLQVFVHLIDSRHTTLDIDKNVDEFLDLIKRGDQKIIHAFTKTDKLKQNDLAKLKRAYPEGIFISNLKKRGMMDLQDAITEHLFGNQIF; translated from the coding sequence ATGAAAATAGTTGAAGCAACATTTTTAACTTCGGCACAAAGTATAAATGATTCACCAACTCCTAATATGGCAGAAGTTGCTTTTCTAGGAAGAAGTAATGTAGGTAAATCATCTTTATTAAATACATTAACAAATAGAAAAGGTTTAGCTAAATCATCTTCAACACCAGGAAAAACTCAGCTTATTAACTATTTTGATATTAAGTTTAAAACACAAAGTGAGGAGTTACCTTATCTTTTTGCAAGATTTGTTGATTTACCAGGTTTTGGTTATGCAAAAGTATCAAAAGGCTTGAAAAAAGATTGGAATAAAAACTTAACTGGTTATTTAGAAGAGAGACCTTGTTTACAAGTTTTTGTTCATTTGATTGATTCAAGACATACAACATTGGATATTGATAAAAATGTAGATGAATTTTTAGATCTTATAAAAAGAGGGGATCAAAAAATCATTCATGCATTTACAAAAACAGATAAACTAAAACAGAATGATTTAGCAAAATTAAAAAGAGCATATCCTGAGGGTATTTTTATCTCTAACTTGAAAAAAAGAGGGATGATGGATCTTCAAGATGCAATCACGGAGCATTTATTTGGAAATCAAATTTTTTAA
- a CDS encoding lytic transglycosylase domain-containing protein — protein sequence MYKLVIFLFILVNYSWASLIGANYNQRDMQILEDLQIKSSFITDYKLQKTYNNLLRKHNQNNYVRKLSDASLFVPKIKKILREEEIPSVFLYMAMAESDFTIDAKSNVKATGIWQFMSETGKHFDLNINLYVDERMDLVKSTKAATQYLKYLHKRFDKWYLAALAYNCGEGRVIEAITRATIDKYVEENPKEKNSSKIQEFRHTIYSYQRGREPFYKLNRVYKKIRKWDVSLDIDDFLRVQKNITRQYIPSESRMYIRKIIALGMMNNQSFITENDNAHLLNIGATSSVATIPVKGGLHLKSISNAVGIDYKEIKNLNKHLKLQIVPPYEKTYDIYIPYSRLARYQANKNLIKDSKYLVYIVKRGDSLHRIGNKYNISYKIIKDFNKLNTNVLSLKQKLIIPISSNKSNSSSIKLAKANTKTTLIYKVKNGDTLYSIARKYNIDLKKLMSDNELKSNFINIGDKIVIKK from the coding sequence TTGTATAAGTTAGTCATATTTTTATTTATATTAGTAAATTACTCATGGGCTTCTTTAATAGGAGCTAATTATAACCAAAGAGACATGCAAATATTAGAGGATTTACAAATTAAATCCTCTTTTATTACAGATTATAAACTTCAAAAAACATATAATAATCTATTAAGAAAACATAATCAAAACAATTATGTAAGAAAATTAAGTGATGCATCACTGTTTGTACCTAAAATCAAAAAGATATTAAGAGAAGAAGAGATACCTTCTGTTTTTTTGTATATGGCAATGGCAGAATCTGATTTTACAATTGATGCTAAATCAAATGTAAAGGCAACTGGTATTTGGCAATTTATGTCAGAAACAGGAAAACATTTTGATTTAAATATTAATTTATATGTTGATGAAAGAATGGATCTTGTTAAATCAACTAAAGCTGCAACACAATATTTGAAATATTTACACAAAAGATTTGACAAATGGTATTTAGCTGCACTTGCTTATAATTGTGGTGAGGGAAGAGTAATTGAAGCAATTACAAGAGCTACAATTGATAAATATGTAGAAGAAAATCCAAAAGAAAAAAATAGTAGCAAAATTCAAGAGTTTAGACATACAATTTACTCTTATCAAAGAGGAAGAGAACCTTTTTATAAATTAAATAGAGTTTATAAAAAGATTAGAAAGTGGGATGTTTCATTGGATATTGATGATTTTTTAAGAGTACAAAAAAATATCACAAGACAATATATCCCAAGTGAAAGTAGAATGTATATTAGAAAAATTATTGCACTTGGTATGATGAATAATCAAAGTTTTATTACAGAAAATGACAATGCTCATCTTTTAAATATAGGAGCTACTTCTTCTGTTGCAACTATACCTGTTAAAGGTGGTTTGCATTTAAAATCAATTTCAAATGCTGTTGGAATAGATTATAAAGAGATTAAAAATTTAAATAAGCATTTAAAATTACAAATAGTACCTCCATATGAAAAAACTTATGATATTTATATTCCTTATAGTAGGCTTGCTAGATATCAAGCAAATAAAAATCTAATTAAAGATAGTAAATATTTAGTATATATAGTTAAAAGAGGTGACTCTTTACATAGAATTGGTAATAAATATAATATCTCATATAAAATAATTAAAGATTTTAACAAATTAAATACAAATGTTTTATCTTTAAAACAAAAACTAATTATTCCTATTAGTTCAAATAAATCTAATAGTAGTAGTATAAAATTAGCAAAAGCAAATACTAAAACTACACTTATATATAAAGTTAAAAATGGAGATACTTTATACTCAATTGCTAGAAAATATAATATTGATTTAAAAAAACTAATGAGTGATAATGAATTAAAATCAAATTTTATAAATATTGGAGATAAAATTGTTATTAAAAAATAG
- a CDS encoding N-acetyltransferase: MEIKFFKPTVKHIKQMQELVKPEVESGNILLRTEDEMANTIRSYTVVSVDGKLAGFTALHIHSYRLAEVRSLIVSKDFRGLKLGKKLVEACISEGKKYDLEQILSLTYEEGFFESLGFKKIEKENIPEHKIWADCIRCKHFPICEEIAMVYDL; the protein is encoded by the coding sequence TTGGAAATCAAATTTTTTAAACCAACAGTTAAACATATTAAGCAAATGCAAGAGCTTGTAAAACCAGAAGTTGAAAGTGGTAATATTTTACTAAGAACAGAAGATGAAATGGCAAATACAATTAGGTCATATACTGTTGTTAGTGTTGATGGTAAACTAGCTGGATTCACTGCTTTACATATTCATTCTTATAGATTAGCAGAAGTTAGAAGTCTAATTGTTTCAAAAGATTTCAGAGGCTTAAAATTAGGTAAAAAGCTTGTTGAAGCTTGTATAAGTGAGGGTAAAAAATATGATTTAGAACAAATTTTATCTTTAACTTATGAAGAAGGCTTTTTTGAAAGTTTGGGTTTTAAAAAAATAGAAAAAGAGAATATTCCAGAGCACAAAATTTGGGCTGATTGTATTAGATGTAAACATTTCCCAATTTGTGAAGAAATAGCTATGGTTTATGACTTATAG
- the hisB gene encoding imidazoleglycerol-phosphate dehydratase HisB, translating into MVELSRKTKETDIKCKLNINGSGTNKIETGIGFFDHMLEALSKHSGIDIELSCKGDLHIDYHHSVEDCGIVLGKALKEAIFPIQAVERYGNATVVMDEAAVSCALDLSNRPFLVYDVNLSEKVGEFDVELVEEFFHAFVMNAGLTCHIIYERGKNKHHILEAAFKAVAVALRRAMVKNEKIGIPSTKGVL; encoded by the coding sequence ATGGTTGAGTTAAGTAGAAAAACAAAAGAAACTGATATAAAGTGTAAACTTAATATTAATGGAAGTGGTACAAATAAAATAGAAACTGGTATTGGTTTTTTTGATCATATGTTAGAAGCACTTAGTAAACATAGTGGAATTGATATAGAATTGAGTTGCAAGGGTGATTTGCATATTGATTATCACCATAGTGTTGAAGATTGTGGTATTGTATTGGGAAAAGCTTTAAAAGAAGCAATTTTTCCAATACAAGCAGTTGAAAGATATGGAAATGCAACTGTTGTTATGGATGAAGCAGCTGTTTCATGTGCTCTTGATTTAAGTAATAGACCTTTTTTGGTATATGATGTAAACTTAAGTGAAAAAGTAGGTGAGTTTGATGTAGAACTTGTAGAAGAGTTTTTTCATGCATTTGTTATGAATGCAGGACTTACTTGTCATATAATTTATGAAAGAGGAAAAAATAAACACCATATTCTAGAAGCAGCATTTAAAGCTGTTGCAGTTGCTCTTAGACGTGCCATGGTTAAAAATGAAAAGATTGGTATTCCTAGTACTAAAGGTGTTTTATGA
- a CDS encoding efflux RND transporter permease subunit: MIKLENFIYQILESKSKSMLVYAITLILFLLSVSTFPTKIIKAKMLPSKDSDTFSVYVDLKDGYSKKYTKEVTDCIARKLQENDIVTNISVFISEGQPLDFAALVKQSALKDKQWQAEMMVNIKRESNRDISSFNLVSKLRPIIKEKCNMYNANIKFIELPAGPPVLASIVAEIYGGEDFNTQREFAYKIAKIFNAQKTLVDIDVMASKDYAKYELILENEKIKKSGINLEQIKQIIYLAYEGMPISVVNDSHAQNQIPIFLRLDDTRLINEKTEQSLKNRLKNLKLKNQYNQMISVSELVRVKKSVKEPELTSKNLKKMINVIAETNKDSQIYPLLEARTQMIEQLSSDYKVIKTDMLNLSFIDKNTNEKFDLVFDGELKVTLDTFKDLGTAFIIALILIFFLMVVYYKSYAISGGIILASFISIIGVILAHIVMDIFTQNTFYLTATSLIGFIGLIGINSRNSTLIIDFSKQLILEQGMPINKAIAKATATRSKPIILTVLTMVFASSLLASDAVFGGLGVALIGGTLISYIVSIFFVPVIIKNHMKKLL, from the coding sequence ATGATTAAATTAGAAAACTTTATTTATCAAATTTTAGAATCAAAATCTAAATCAATGTTAGTTTATGCGATTACTTTAATATTATTCTTATTAAGTGTATCAACCTTTCCAACAAAAATCATAAAAGCAAAAATGCTTCCAAGCAAAGATTCTGATACATTTTCTGTATATGTTGATTTAAAAGATGGATATAGTAAAAAATATACAAAAGAAGTGACTGATTGTATTGCAAGAAAATTACAAGAAAATGATATAGTCACAAATATATCTGTTTTTATAAGTGAGGGACAACCTTTAGATTTTGCTGCACTTGTTAAACAAAGTGCCTTAAAAGATAAACAATGGCAAGCAGAAATGATGGTGAATATAAAAAGAGAATCAAATAGAGATATTTCAAGTTTTAATTTAGTTTCAAAATTACGACCCATTATAAAAGAAAAATGCAATATGTATAATGCAAATATAAAATTTATAGAACTTCCTGCAGGACCACCTGTTCTTGCTTCTATAGTTGCAGAAATCTATGGAGGAGAAGATTTCAATACACAAAGAGAGTTTGCTTACAAAATTGCAAAGATTTTTAATGCACAAAAAACCCTTGTAGATATAGATGTAATGGCAAGTAAAGATTATGCAAAATATGAGTTAATTTTAGAAAATGAAAAAATTAAAAAAAGTGGTATTAACCTAGAACAAATTAAACAAATAATTTATCTTGCATACGAAGGAATGCCAATTTCAGTAGTAAATGATAGTCATGCACAAAATCAAATACCAATTTTTCTAAGATTAGATGATACAAGACTTATAAATGAAAAAACAGAACAATCATTAAAAAATAGATTAAAAAATCTAAAATTAAAAAATCAATACAATCAAATGATTAGTGTCTCAGAACTTGTAAGGGTAAAAAAAAGTGTTAAAGAGCCAGAATTAACATCTAAAAATTTAAAAAAGATGATAAATGTAATAGCAGAGACAAATAAAGACAGTCAAATTTATCCTTTATTAGAAGCTAGAACACAAATGATAGAACAATTAAGTAGTGATTATAAAGTAATAAAAACAGATATGTTAAATCTATCTTTTATTGATAAAAATACAAATGAAAAATTTGATTTAGTTTTTGATGGAGAACTTAAAGTAACCCTTGATACTTTCAAAGATTTAGGAACAGCATTTATTATTGCACTTATTTTAATATTCTTTTTGATGGTTGTTTATTATAAAAGTTATGCTATTTCAGGAGGTATTATACTTGCAAGTTTTATATCTATAATTGGAGTTATTTTAGCACATATTGTTATGGATATATTTACTCAAAATACTTTTTATTTAACTGCAACATCATTAATTGGTTTTATTGGATTAATAGGAATAAATTCAAGAAACTCAACACTAATAATTGACTTTTCTAAACAGTTAATATTAGAGCAAGGAATGCCTATAAATAAAGCTATTGCAAAAGCAACAGCAACAAGATCAAAACCTATTATTCTTACAGTATTAACTATGGTATTTGCTTCATCCCTACTTGCAAGTGATGCTGTTTTTGGAGGTTTAGGAGTTGCACTTATTGGTGGGACTTTAATTTCATATATAGTATCAATCTTTTTTGTTCCAGTAATTATTAAAAACCATATGAAAAAACTTCTTTAA
- the lptA gene encoding lipopolysaccharide transport periplasmic protein LptA: protein MKYLFLTFLAALTLMANEGKLIIDAKKFEANDAKGISIFTGNVKLKKAEDRLNSDRLDVYMSAKSSTKKRSPLKYIATGNVTFEIVSQDKHYEGKGDKVIYYPSKQQYEIIGNGFIKEKIEDRKIYGNKIYINQITGEAKVSGTDSKPVRFIINIEDKKEKKADK from the coding sequence ATGAAATATTTATTTTTAACTTTTTTAGCTGCTTTAACATTAATGGCAAATGAAGGTAAATTAATAATAGATGCAAAAAAGTTTGAAGCAAACGATGCAAAAGGGATATCAATTTTTACAGGTAATGTAAAATTGAAAAAAGCAGAAGATAGATTGAATTCGGATAGGCTTGATGTATACATGTCTGCAAAGTCTTCAACTAAGAAGAGGTCTCCTTTAAAGTATATAGCAACAGGAAATGTGACTTTTGAAATTGTTTCTCAAGATAAACATTATGAGGGTAAAGGAGATAAAGTTATTTATTATCCAAGTAAGCAACAATATGAAATTATTGGAAATGGTTTTATTAAAGAAAAAATTGAAGATAGAAAAATTTATGGAAATAAGATTTATATCAATCAAATAACAGGCGAAGCAAAAGTTAGTGGAACAGATAGTAAACCTGTTAGATTTATTATTAATATTGAAGATAAAAAAGAGAAAAAGGCTGATAAATAA
- a CDS encoding redoxin domain-containing protein gives MKEKLKKYVKEIIFFIVSLTIILNIVSYYRSLELNKEKLSIKSFKLLNKQTYNIPKDKPLIIHFWATWCPTCKIEAPNIQRLSKDYEVLTIAVQSGNKENIKQYLKNNELSFKVVDDTDGYFSRKFNIKAFPTTLIYDKNKNLKFSEVGYTSTFGLFARLWWID, from the coding sequence ATGAAAGAAAAATTAAAAAAGTATGTAAAAGAGATAATATTTTTTATTGTTTCTTTAACAATTATATTAAATATTGTTAGTTATTATAGATCTCTTGAGTTAAATAAAGAAAAACTCTCTATAAAGAGTTTTAAACTACTAAATAAGCAAACTTATAATATACCTAAGGATAAACCACTTATTATTCATTTTTGGGCGACATGGTGTCCTACTTGCAAAATAGAAGCACCAAATATACAAAGACTTTCAAAAGATTATGAAGTTTTAACTATAGCAGTACAATCAGGAAATAAAGAAAATATAAAACAATACTTGAAAAATAACGAATTAAGCTTTAAAGTAGTTGATGATACAGATGGATACTTTTCAAGAAAATTCAATATTAAAGCCTTTCCTACAACACTAATTTATGATAAAAATAAAAATTTGAAATTTAGTGAAGTAGGATATACTTCAACTTTTGGATTATTTGCAAGACTATGGTGGATTGATTAA
- a CDS encoding efflux RND transporter permease subunit, with product MKNNDFSKHINPNLNIAGKLSLSFINHPLTAITIFLILVLGYISLIIMPREENPQIKVSGGAVIVGLPGAKPSEIQKVIIDPLEKKLREIKGIEHIYSFAKDSVGIVQVQYFIGEDKESSNLKLYDQVMRNMDLMPKKALTPIVKTMDIDTDIPIATIAFYSKKDKGKNLISQTEIFKEIDKLTKKINQIDNVALIELKGEKKEQYNILIDSNKISQYKISLNEVVKSVQTLAYNTPNIQGNTKENKLIVFGIKQAIESKKDIQNLIISYKNGSAVYLKDIAKVEKSYDIQNNKEAYLYTKNINNKIEETAQVTMMISKLKGTNSVDINKNIFSFMQDMKQELLDKNIKYTITRDDGYTANNAVNSLVKNLLISIVIIAILLIFTLGFKEAMIVSLTVPMILSLTLFIGFLLDETINRITLFALIVSLGMLVDAAIIVIENIHRHRKESPNADITIISINATNEIGNATNIATIAIIMTFLPMFFVGDMMGQFMNPLPVFVPIALIVSLVIAYSFTPYLIKKFL from the coding sequence ATGAAAAATAATGATTTTTCAAAACATATCAATCCAAATTTAAATATTGCAGGTAAACTATCCCTTAGTTTTATAAATCACCCTTTAACTGCTATTACAATATTTTTAATACTTGTTTTAGGCTATATTTCACTAATTATTATGCCAAGAGAAGAAAATCCACAAATAAAAGTAAGTGGTGGTGCAGTTATAGTAGGACTTCCAGGAGCAAAACCAAGTGAAATTCAAAAAGTAATAATTGATCCATTAGAAAAAAAATTAAGAGAAATAAAAGGAATAGAACATATTTACTCATTTGCAAAAGATTCAGTAGGAATTGTCCAGGTTCAATATTTCATTGGAGAAGATAAAGAAAGTTCAAACTTAAAACTATATGATCAAGTTATGAGAAATATGGATTTAATGCCTAAAAAAGCCCTAACACCTATTGTCAAAACCATGGATATAGATACCGATATTCCTATAGCTACAATTGCTTTTTATTCAAAAAAAGACAAGGGAAAGAATCTAATTTCTCAAACTGAGATATTTAAAGAAATAGATAAATTAACTAAAAAAATCAACCAAATAGATAATGTTGCACTTATAGAATTAAAAGGTGAGAAAAAAGAACAATATAATATTTTAATAGATTCAAACAAAATATCACAATATAAAATTTCATTAAATGAAGTAGTTAAAAGTGTACAAACTTTAGCTTATAATACTCCTAATATCCAAGGTAATACAAAAGAGAATAAATTAATAGTTTTTGGAATAAAACAAGCAATTGAATCAAAAAAAGATATACAAAATTTAATAATAAGCTATAAAAATGGTTCAGCAGTTTATCTAAAAGATATTGCAAAAGTAGAAAAATCATATGACATACAAAACAATAAAGAAGCTTACTTATACACAAAAAATATCAATAATAAAATAGAAGAAACTGCACAAGTTACAATGATGATTTCAAAACTAAAAGGTACAAATTCTGTTGATATAAATAAAAATATTTTTTCTTTTATGCAAGATATGAAACAAGAACTTTTAGATAAAAATATCAAATATACAATTACACGAGATGATGGATATACTGCAAATAATGCAGTAAATTCCCTTGTAAAAAACCTTTTGATTTCTATAGTAATTATTGCCATTTTACTTATTTTTACACTTGGATTTAAAGAAGCTATGATTGTATCGCTTACTGTTCCTATGATTTTATCATTAACATTATTTATAGGTTTTTTACTTGATGAAACAATAAATAGGATTACACTATTTGCATTAATTGTATCTCTTGGAATGCTAGTTGATGCAGCAATAATTGTTATTGAAAATATACATAGACATAGAAAAGAGAGTCCAAACGCTGATATTACAATTATTTCTATTAATGCAACAAATGAGATAGGAAATGCTACAAATATTGCAACAATAGCTATCATCATGACTTTTCTACCTATGTTCTTTGTAGGTGACATGATGGGACAATTTATGAATCCACTTCCTGTTTTTGTACCAATTGCACTTATTGTTTCTCTTGTTATTGCTTATTCATTTACACCATATTTAATAAAAAAATTTCTATAG
- a CDS encoding KdsC family phosphatase, translating into MIELLVLDVDGTLTDGKITYTNSGDELKSFDVADGLAIATWSKKLGKKVAIITGRTSKIVEKRASDLQIEYLYQKVHNKDEVLEEILKKENLDWSQVAAIGDDLNDFKMLKKVGLSFTPSNGTHYLKNFVDVICQNSGGNGAVREMIEYIVKKDNIEQEFINSWL; encoded by the coding sequence ATGATTGAACTACTTGTTTTAGATGTTGATGGAACATTAACTGATGGTAAAATAACTTATACAAATAGTGGTGATGAGTTGAAATCTTTTGATGTGGCTGATGGCTTAGCTATTGCAACATGGAGTAAAAAACTAGGGAAAAAAGTTGCTATAATTACAGGAAGAACATCTAAAATAGTAGAAAAAAGAGCTTCTGATTTACAAATAGAGTATCTTTATCAAAAAGTTCATAATAAAGATGAAGTTTTAGAAGAAATTTTAAAAAAAGAAAATTTAGATTGGAGTCAAGTTGCTGCAATTGGTGATGATTTAAATGATTTTAAAATGTTAAAAAAAGTTGGTCTTTCATTTACTCCTTCTAATGGAACACATTATTTAAAAAATTTTGTTGATGTTATTTGCCAAAATAGTGGTGGTAATGGAGCTGTTAGAGAAATGATAGAGTATATAGTAAAAAAAGACAATATTGAGCAGGAGTTTATAAACTCATGGTTATAA
- a CDS encoding TatD family hydrolase, producing the protein MIIDTHCHLDNEMYCQDVHEVIANALDSNVKGFLIPGADPKDLPKAVELAQQYDEVFFSVGVHPYDAKAYDEEVLKKYVTHPKCIAIGECGLDYFRLPEDENEKEEEIKRQKEVFSKQVKFATEVNKPLIVHVRNASNDSKKILLDNNAGKVGGVLHCFNADEQLLSLANENFYFGIGGVLTFKNARKLVQVLSKIPKEKIVVETDGPYLTPHPFRGKRNEPSYTNYVVEKISELLEMEVDEVKTLTTHNAKTLFKEFSNIN; encoded by the coding sequence ATAATAATTGATACACATTGTCATCTTGATAATGAAATGTATTGTCAAGATGTACATGAAGTAATAGCAAATGCATTAGATTCAAATGTAAAAGGTTTTTTAATACCTGGAGCAGATCCAAAAGATTTACCTAAGGCTGTTGAATTAGCACAACAGTATGATGAGGTATTCTTTTCTGTAGGAGTACATCCTTATGATGCAAAAGCTTATGATGAAGAAGTACTTAAAAAATATGTTACTCACCCAAAATGTATAGCTATTGGAGAATGTGGTCTAGATTATTTTAGACTCCCTGAAGATGAAAATGAAAAAGAAGAAGAGATAAAAAGACAAAAAGAGGTATTTTCAAAGCAAGTGAAATTTGCAACAGAAGTTAATAAACCTCTTATTGTTCATGTAAGAAATGCTTCAAATGATTCTAAAAAAATATTATTAGATAATAATGCAGGTAAAGTTGGTGGAGTTTTACACTGTTTTAATGCTGATGAACAACTTTTGAGTTTAGCTAATGAAAATTTTTATTTTGGAATAGGAGGAGTTTTAACTTTTAAAAATGCTAGAAAACTTGTTCAAGTTTTAAGTAAAATTCCAAAAGAAAAAATTGTTGTAGAAACAGATGGACCTTATTTAACTCCACATCCTTTTAGAGGAAAAAGAAATGAACCATCTTACACAAACTATGTAGTTGAAAAAATATCTGAACTTTTAGAGATGGAAGTTGATGAAGTGAAAACTTTAACTACACATAATGCTAAAACTTTATTTAAGGAGTTCTCTAATATAAATTAG
- a CDS encoding septal ring lytic transglycosylase RlpA family protein, whose product MLLKNSFFKSGVILSATFLFTGCFSSFSNQNYSFGNSNNYSGYKSIPKEKMRNSKAMHKATMRPYQIAGKWYYPTLAKVGNVQDGIASWYGPNFHAKKTSNGETYNMYAMTAAHKTLPMNTMVKVNNLENGKSTVVRINDRGPFVTGRIIDLSNKAAHAVDMVKKGTARVKITVLGFHGKVAQTKSEKNETMSVGKYFVQVGAFRNLSGAKITKRKFENIIGNNYTVVIKDGYYDNAPINRVWVSGFRSEEEAIDFKTKLGISGAMIIAQ is encoded by the coding sequence TTGTTATTAAAAAATAGTTTTTTTAAAAGTGGTGTTATTTTAAGTGCAACTTTTTTATTCACTGGTTGTTTTTCATCTTTTAGTAATCAAAATTATTCTTTTGGAAATTCAAATAATTATTCAGGTTATAAATCAATTCCAAAAGAAAAAATGAGAAACTCAAAAGCTATGCATAAAGCTACTATGCGACCGTATCAGATTGCTGGAAAATGGTATTATCCAACTTTAGCTAAAGTTGGGAATGTTCAAGATGGTATAGCTTCTTGGTATGGCCCAAATTTTCATGCTAAAAAAACATCAAATGGTGAAACTTATAATATGTATGCTATGACAGCAGCACATAAAACTTTACCTATGAATACTATGGTAAAAGTTAATAATCTTGAAAATGGAAAATCAACAGTTGTTAGAATTAATGATAGAGGACCTTTTGTAACTGGAAGAATTATTGATTTATCAAATAAAGCTGCGCATGCAGTTGATATGGTAAAAAAAGGAACAGCAAGAGTGAAAATTACTGTCTTAGGTTTTCATGGTAAAGTTGCGCAAACAAAATCTGAGAAAAATGAAACTATGTCTGTTGGAAAATATTTTGTACAAGTTGGGGCATTTAGAAATCTTTCTGGTGCAAAAATAACAAAAAGAAAATTTGAAAATATTATTGGAAATAATTATACTGTAGTAATAAAAGATGGGTATTATGATAATGCACCTATAAATAGAGTTTGGGTAAGTGGTTTTAGAAGTGAAGAGGAAGCCATTGATTTTAAAACAAAACTTGGAATTAGTGGTGCTATGATTATTGCACAATAG